The region CGTCAGAACGTGATCTGCATGCGCGCCCCGAGCACCACCGCCGTGTCGACCCGCTTCTGCGCCGGCTCGAGCACCTGGAGGTCCGGCGTGACGTGGAGCCACGGCAGGACCTCGGCGTTGTAGAACACCTCGAAGCCCTGCCCGCCCTGGGTGCGACGCTCGATCAGGCGCGGCAACTGATCGCTCCGGTCGGTGAGATACCAGCCGATGCCGAAGGTGTCGGCGTCGCGGGTCGGGACGATGCCCTTGCCGCCGAAGCCGAAGCTGTAGAAGCGCTCGATCGGGTTGGTGCGCTCGTCCGCCTGCGCGAAGCGGAAGAACAGGCCCACGCCCTGCGTCGGATCGTCCTTCTCGACCCACAGGAACTGATCGAAGTTGTAATAGATGGCCCAGCCATCACCGGCGCGCTCGACGTCGGCGAAGTCGGTCCCGAAGCGCCGGTCGATAAGCGCGTCGACGACGAGTCGGCGGTCCTGGTCGAGCACGGCGAAGTTCCGGCTCGACCACGAACCCCCGAGCGTCACGTGCCCCGGGAGGCCGAGCGGCCGGTACCCGACGCGGAGCTCCTCGGCAACCACCGTACCCTTGTCGAAGGCGTCCTCGAAACCCGAGACGTCGGGACGACCGCCCGCGTCGAGCGCGAGCACCTGGAGCGTGCCGAGCTCGTCGGGCAGGACGAAGAGCACGCCGCCCCCGAGCGCCGAGTACGGCACGGAGCGAAAAAGGGCGGGGTTCAGCACGAACGCGAGGTTCGAGAACTGCGTCTTGCCGCGACCGCTCGCGAACG is a window of Deltaproteobacteria bacterium DNA encoding:
- a CDS encoding carbohydrate porin, yielding MAAATIVVCLGMGSLATAAGSAAAETASVKAEPASIWPRQDYTGDFFGRCYLTGDWGGWRTKLAERGVTLNVDLLQAYRGVVDGGRDENDAYGGSADYELHLETERLGLWPGGFLRVFAESRFGDFVNLDAGALIPADTDGVFPLPEDISTLTSVSYVQFLAPWVAVLGGKLDTLDGDQNAFASGRGKTQFSNLAFVLNPALFRSVPYSALGGGVLFVLPDELGTLQVLALDAGGRPDVSGFEDAFDKGTVVAEELRVGYRPLGLPGHVTLGGSWSSRNFAVLDQDRRLVVDALIDRRFGTDFADVERAGDGWAIYYNFDQFLWVEKDDPTQGVGLFFRFAQADERTNPIERFYSFGFGGKGIVPTRDADTFGIGWYLTDRSDQLPRLIERRTQGGQGFEVFYNAEVLPWLHVTPDLQVLEPAQKRVDTAVVLGARMQITF